The segment GGAGGGCTGATCGGAGGCTTAATACTGGGCAAAATGTATCAATTGAGCAGCACTTTGGAAGGTCACTCACAGGATGTGAGAGACGTGGCTGCGATAAGCGATGATAGAATTGCGAGCGTGTCTAGGGATGGCACACTGAGAGTTTGGTCAAAACAGGGAGACGggaggagctggcagaGTGTTATTGCTCATCAGAGTGACGGATTTCTGAATAGTGTTTGTTACAGCAAGAGTAACAGTTTGTTGTTCTATGGTGGAAAGGATTCACTGATAAATGGTTCTCCCGTGGACGCCATCCAGGGGGAAGATCCGGTGTATACCCTAATTGGGCACAATTCCAACGTCTGCAGCCTGGACTGCCTTGGTGGGCTTGTGATCAGCGGGAGCTGGGACAAAACGGCCATAGTGTGGGAAAATGGCACTATGAAATGGCAGTTAAGAGGCCACGAGGCGTCAGTATGGGACGCTAAGATATTGCCCGGTAGGACAGACGAATTTCTGACAGCCTCAGCGGATATGACAGTTAGGCTGTGGAAGCAAGACAGACTGGTCAAGACGTTTACCGGTCTCCACAAAGATGTGATTAGACATCTTGAGATCTTGCCATCGGGCGACCGTTTCGCAACCTGTTCGAATGATGGAACTATAAAGATCTGCGATTTTGATGGGAAAGTCTTGCAGACTCTGGAGGGTCATGAAAGCTTTGTTTACAGTTTTAAGATGTGCTCGAATGGTGAGCTGGTGAGCTGTGGCGAAGACAGAACCGTGAGGATCTGGCTCCGTAATGGACAACTCAAACAGGTCATTCAACTCCCTGCAATATCTGTGTGGACAATCGACGTCTTGCCAAACGACGACATAGCAGTGGGGAGCAGTGACAACTCTATAAGAGTTTTCACCGAGAATGAACTTAGAAGAGCGCCACCCAAGGAGATCGACGCTCTTCAGAAAGAAATTGAGAGCTCCACGATCAACTCGCAAACCATGGGTGTCGACGAATCTAAGATAGAGCCATACGAGAGTTTGCTAGTGCCTGGAAAAAAAGAGGGGCAAGTCGTCGTAGTTAGAGCTCCTACGGGAGTTGTAGAGGCGCACCAGTTTACTCAAGGCGTGTGGTCTAAGATTGGAGATGTTGTTGGCTCCGCCCAAAGTGGTAGTGGGAAGAAAACCGAGTTCGAAGGCAAAAAGTACGATTACGTTTTTGATGTCGACATCGAAGATGGCAAACCCCCTTTAAAACTCCCTGTCAATACTAATGACAATCCGTATACTTTGGCTGACGAGTTTTTGGCCCGTAACGACCTACCTATTTCCTATCGCGACCAAGTCGTTAATTTCATTCTAAAAAATACAAGCGGTGTGTCGCTTGATCAGCCGAATACTAGCCGCCAGGTATCCAATTTCTCGGTGCTCCCGGTGAAGGAGTTCCTCTTCATGAGTGAATACAATCCTGAGACGATATTCAATGGCATAGTCAAGCTAAACTCGAACCAGAAGACCTTTGACGACGAATCTTTGGCTGAGATAGGTGCCGCTTTACATAATGCAGATGAGAGCTGGGAGCTACTGTATTCATATG is part of the Torulaspora globosa chromosome 7, complete sequence genome and harbors:
- the DOA1 gene encoding Doa1p (ancestral locus Anc_1.534), which encodes MYQLSSTLEGHSQDVRDVAAISDDRIASVSRDGTLRVWSKQGDGRSWQSVIAHQSDGFLNSVCYSKSNSLLFYGGKDSLINGSPVDAIQGEDPVYTLIGHNSNVCSLDCLGGLVISGSWDKTAIVWENGTMKWQLRGHEASVWDAKILPGRTDEFLTASADMTVRLWKQDRLVKTFTGLHKDVIRHLEILPSGDRFATCSNDGTIKICDFDGKVLQTLEGHESFVYSFKMCSNGELVSCGEDRTVRIWLRNGQLKQVIQLPAISVWTIDVLPNDDIAVGSSDNSIRVFTENELRRAPPKEIDALQKEIESSTINSQTMGVDESKIEPYESLLVPGKKEGQVVVVRAPTGVVEAHQFTQGVWSKIGDVVGSAQSGSGKKTEFEGKKYDYVFDVDIEDGKPPLKLPVNTNDNPYTLADEFLARNDLPISYRDQVVNFILKNTSGVSLDQPNTSRQVSNFSVLPVKEFLFMSEYNPETIFNGIVKLNSNQKTFDDESLAEIGAALHNADESWELLYSYATTIRSQWQVKVPAYDLMRIIVAKLPYSRDIGDFIEEGLGNKNPAIAMLTARILTNCFQNENWGIGLMSSENVYSSVFVTIDDEFPQATEKQIQNFAIAVSTLLFNYSALVVKESKYHGIVPAISDAINTKFGIKTSFQNCEEAAYRLLIAFGNLATVEPSLKHFAGSLSWTKKLKLMYGSSPRFQHVFRDLNI